GAGCGTGTCGACGGGGAAGTTCTCGACGTCCTTGAGACGGGCGACGTCGGCGGCGAAGTCCTGGATGCGGCCCGCGACGCCGTTGAGGCGGGTGATCGGCGCGGTGAACCGCGTGACGAGGGCCTGGAAGGCGACGAGCAGCCCGATCGACAGTTGCCCCTCGACGGCGCGCAGACCGCCGATCCACAGGATCAGCGCGCTGTTGAGGGTCGCCAGGGTCGGCGCGACGACACCGAGCCACGCGCTCGGCACACCGAGGCGCTGCTGCTCCTCCAGTGTGGTGGCGTGCTGGCCCGCCCACTTCCGGAAGTAGCCGTTCTCGCCGCCGGTGGCTTTCATCGTCTCGATCAACTGCAGGCCGGTGTACGAGGTGTTGGTGAGCTTGGCGCTGTCCGCGCGCAGCTTCTGCGTACCGGTGGCGCGCAGCCGGATGACGACGCGCATCGCCACGATGTTCAGCAGGGCGATGCCGACACCGACGAGGGTGAGCTGTGGATCGTACGTCCACAGCAGGGCCGCGTAGAGAAGGACGACGATGCCGTCGACCCCGGCGGCCGTGAGGTCGCGGGCCAGGGTCTCGGCGACCGCGTCGTTGGACGCGAGGCGCTGCACCAGGTCGGCGGGGGAGCGCTGGGCGTAGAACGTGACGGGCAGCCGCAGCAGGTGGCGGAAGAAGCGGGCGCTGCCGAGGGTCGAGGAGATGATGCGGCCGCGCAGCAGGTTCGCCTGTTGCAGCCAGGTCAGCACCACGGTGAGCGCCACCATCGCACCCATCGACGCGAACAGCGCGCCGAGCAACGAGGTCTGATGGCCGATCAGGAACAGATCGATGTACGTCCGGCTGAGCGCGGGCAGCGCGGCGCCGACCGCGACCAGCAGCAGGCTGGCGAGGAGCGCGGCGAGCATCGTGCCAGTGGTGCCGCGCAGCCGTGCGGGCAGCGCCTTCATGACGCCGGGCCTGCGGCCTCCCGGCCGGAAGTCGGCGCCGGGTTCGAGGACGAGGACGACACCGGTGAAGCTGGTGTCGAAGTCCTCCGACGGCACGAAGCGGCGGCCCTTGTCCGGGTCGTTGATGTACACGCCGCGGCGCCCGAGGCGGCGCCCCATGCCGTCGTACACGACGTAGTGGTTGAACTCCCAGAAGAGGATCGCGGGCGCCTTCACCTCGGCGAGCGCGGCCGGCTCCATCTGCATGCCCTTGGCCGTCAGGCCGTAACCGCGCGCCGCCTTGAGGACGTTGCTGGCCCGTGAGCCGTCGCGGGAGACGCCGCACGCGATGCGCAGCTCCTCCAGGGGCACGTGCCGTCCGTGGTGGGCGAGGACCATGGCGAGGGCGGCGGCGCCGCACTCCACGGCTTCCATCTGCAGGACGGTGGGGGTACGGACGGTCTTCGGCCGTCGGCCCTTCGACGCGGGGCGCGGTGCGGCGCGGCGGCGGCGCGGCGGCTCCTCGGGGCGGTGCCTGCGGCGGCCGCCGGGGGGCGGCAGCTGCTGCTGGTGGGCGGGGGAGGGGTGGGGAGCGGTCACGGAAGCAGCCAATCGATCGGGCGCTGCTCGGCGAGGTGGAAGGCGCCGGTGGCCGGGGTCATGGAGTCGAGCGCGAAGGGCGGCCCGTCCGCGGTGGACCACGCGTAGCCGGACTTGGTCGCAGAGGAGGGGTCGAGCCGGACGAGGACGGCCACGGGAGGCCCGTCCTTCGTGAACTGCCCGGCCAGGTCGCGGTCGCCGAGGAAGCCGGTGATCTTCTGGCGGCTCTGCGCGGCCCGGCCGACCGCTTCCACTCGGCCGCGCAGCGTCCCGTACCGCTCCGTGGGCACGGACTGGACGGTGAGGTCGACCGGGGCGCCGACGGGAACGGTGGCCGCGCTGTCGGCGGGTACGTAGAACATCGCGGTCAGCGGGGCGTCGGTGCCCGCCACGCGTTCCAGGGTCGCCACGTCGGCGCCGGTGGTGACGACGGTGCCGATCCTGGCGACGAGTGCCGTCACGCGGCCCGCGGCGATCGCGCGCACGACCTTGTCGCCCCGCTCGGTGCGGACCTCGAGTACGGGGGCGCCCGCGGCGAGGCGCTTGCCCTCCTCGGCCAGGACGCGGGTCACCTGACCGGTGACGGGGCTCTGCAGGACGTAACTGCCCTGGCCGTGGGTGAGGATGCCCGGTGCGCGGAGCGTCGAGGAGAGGGAGCCGGTGACGGCCCAGACGCCCGACGCGGCCATGACGACGAGGGTGACGGCGAGGACGAGGAGGCCCTGGGGGCGGGCGTAGCGCACCGGCAGGTCGAGTTCCTCGGGCGACTGCAGTTTGGACAGGGCCTGTTGGCGGAACTGCACGGAACGTTTCCCTTACTGTGCCTTGGCCATCGCGCCGATGCGTCCGAGAGCCCCGGAACCTGAGGTTCCGGGGCTCCCGCAGCACGGCGTGTCTATGAGCGGAAAGGCTCAGAGACCGGCGGTCAGGCCGTCGGCCAGGCCGGTGACGGCGCCGGTGTTCAGGCCGGTGGCACCCTCGACCGTGCCGACGACGCCGCCGACGACGCCCGAGACGGGGGCGATGGAGTCAACGGTGCTGGTGACGTTGGACGCGACACCGGCGACGAGGCCACCGGAGACGTTGTCGAGGTCGGCGTCGGAAATCTCGAGGGTCTCGACCTGGGGGACGTTGTTCATGATGTGAGCTGCCCTTCTCAATGAATGTGCATAGGTTTTACCCACGCCGTGGAACCTGGGGATTCGAATTCCGCGGCGAGCCAGGATCAAAGCACGTTCGCAGCTCGTACATCCAATCGACGGAACGGCGGCCGAGCGCGGTTGTGGCGGCGTATCACCGCTGCGTGCAGGCGGGTTCACCGCGTCGCGGCAGCTCCTTCACAAGATTCACAGACGGGAATCAAGGATGCGGAGCGACTCCTTCCAACAAATCGGACACTTTCCCGCGGAGGTGCGGCTCGTGTGGCCGATGCATGGAAATTCACGGGGGGTCGGGCCCGAATTCCGTGACTGGCGTGCGATTTCGATGTGCAGGTTATTTGAAGGCGTGCTCAATCGTGACCGAAGGGGACACCGAGGGGCAGGACCGGCCTTAACGCACCGTTAACTCAGCGTAGCTTGATCGTACTTGACCGTAGTCGACCGGAAGGGTTGACTTCTCGTTCGTCATCCCCCGCATCGTCTTCGTCCTCGACGCGAGAGCGAGTCCGTGACTTCTACGTCTGCTCAGAGCTCCGACCTGCTCGTCCCTCTCGACCTGGCCTTCTGGAACATCGAGACCTCCGAACACCCCATGCATCTGGGCGCCCTCGGGGTCTTCGAGGCCGACGGACCCGATGCCGCGGACCGCGCCGCGGGGCTGCTCGCGACCCGCGCGGCGACCGTGCCGGGACTGCGCATGCGGATACGTTCCGTCTGGCTGCCCGTCGGCGGCGCCATGCGCGTACCGATGCCCGCCTTCGACCCCCTGGAGCACATACGGCTCGCCGCCCCCGTGGCGGACTTCCACGCCGCGGCAGGCGAGTTGATGCAGCGTCCGGTGGCGCGCGACCGGCCGCCGTGGGAGGCGCACGTCCTGCCGGGCGCCGACGGCACGTCCTTCGCGGTCCTCTTCAAGTTCCACCACGCGCTCGCCGACGGCCTGCGCGCCCTCACGCTCGGCGCCGCCCTCCTCGACCCCGTCGACCTGCCCGCGTCCCGGCCGCGCCCCCCGGCCCCCGCCACCTCCCCCTGGTCGGCCCTCGACCCCCGCACCCTCCCCGGCCGCGTCCGCGGCACCGTCGCGGAAGTGGGCCAGGCCCTCGGCATCGGCACCTCCGTGGCCCGCGCCGCACTCGACGTACGCTCCTGCGCCGCGCTCTCCGCGGCCGCCACCGGCACCCGCCGCACCGCAGGAGTCGTCCTCGACCTGGACGACGTGCACCAGGTCCGCAAGGCAGTGGGCGGCACTGTCAACGACGTCTTGATCGCCGTCGTCGCCGGTGCCCTGCGCCGCTGGCTCGACGAGCGCGGCGACTGCAGCGAGGGAGTCGAACCACGCGCCCTCATCCCGGTCTCCCGCCGCCGCCCCCGCACCGCGCAGCCCCCGGGCAACCGCCTCTCCGGCTACCTGGTCCGCCTCCCCGTCGGCTGCGAGGACCCGCTCGACAGGCTGCGCGGGGTACGTACCGCCATGGACCGCAACAAGGACACCGGCCCCGAGCGGGGCGCCGGAGCCGTGGCGCTCCTCGCCGAGCACGTGCCCTCGCTCGGGCACCGGATCGGCGGCCCCGTCGTCGCCCAGGCCGCCCGGCTGCTCTTCGACATCCTCGTCACCAGCGTTCCGCTGCCCGGCGTGGGACTGCGGCTCGGCGGCTGCCGCCTCACCGAGGTCTATCCGTTCGCGCCCCTCGCCCGGGGCCAGTCCCTCGCCGTCGCCGTCTCCACCTACCGGGGGCGCGTGCACTACGGGCTGGTCGCGGACGCCGCCGCCGTACCCGACCTGGAGCTCCTCGCGCAGAGCCTGCGGGACGAGCTCGCGGGACTCGTGGCGGTCTGTGCGCGGGAAGCGGGTTTGGTTCCCGGGCCCACCGCTACGTAAACTTCCGCTTTTGGAGTTCCGCGGACGACCGGACGCACCGTGGCACGGACAACGAGGGCAGCGGCGATGACGGTGACAGACGAAAGCCAGGAGGGGCGCGCCGACTACACGGCGTACGGCCCCGGCATCGACCCGGACCGCCTCGCCGTCTGCCTCGGCGTGCTCGACGAGCTGGACAAACTCGACGTCGACCACCCGGACGCGATCGCCGTGCGCCGCGCCACGGCCGGGATCTACCGGACGGTGAAGCAGCGCCGCCGCCAGGAGCGCCGCGCCGCCAAGACCGCCCACGACAAGGCCGTCACCGAGGCCACCGCCACCGGCTCCGCGCAGCGCATCGACGACGAGACCGAGGGCCTGCTGCCCCAGTCGCAGACGGAGGAGGGCAGGATCGCGGGGATACTCCAGCGCCCGCGCTCCTGCTACACCTGCAAGACCCGGTACGTGGAAGTCGACTACTTCTACCACCAGCTCTGTCCCGACTGCGCCGCCCTGAACCGCACCAAGCGCGACGCCCGCACCGACCTCACCGGCAAGCGCGCCCTGCTCACCGGCGGCCGCGCCAAGATCGGCATGTACATCGCGCTCCGCCTCCTGCGCGACGGCGCCCACACGACGATCACCACCCGGTTCCCCAAGGACGCCATCCGCCGCTTCAAGGCGATGGACGACTCGGCGGACTGGCTCCACCGCCTGGAGGTCGTCGGCATCGACCTGCGCGACCCGGCCCAGTCCGTGGCCCTCGCCGAGCAGGTCAGCGCCGCGGGCCCGCTCGACATCCTGATCAACAACGCCACGCAGACCGTGCGCCGCCTGCCCTCCGCCTACGCCGCGCTGGTCGACGGCGAGAGCGCGCCGCTGCCCGCCGGGGAGCTGCCCGCCCACTCCGTCATCGGCGCATTCAACTCCGGCGCGGTCGACGGCCTCGCCGCGCTGCCCGTCGGCACGAGCGGCCTGGACGCGCAGAAGGTGGCCGACCTCGCCCTCGTCGCGGGCAACGCCAGCGTCGCCCGGCACCTCGACGGCACCGCCATCGACGCGGGCGGCCTCGTCCCTGACGTCGTCGACAGCAACACGTGGGTGCAGACCATCGAGCAGATCTCCCCCGTGGAGCTCCTCGAGACCCAGCTGTGCAACTACACGTCGCCGTTCATCCTCATCAGCGCGCTGCGCCCGGCCATGGCCGACGCCGCGAAGAAGGCGCGGAGCGGCCGGGCCCACATCGTCAACGTCTCGGCGATGGAGGGCGTCTTCGGCCGCGGCTACAAGGGTGCGGGGCACCCCAACACCAACGCGGCGAAGGCCGCGATGAACATGGTGACGCGCACCAGCGCCCAGGAGATGTTCCAGACCGACGGCATCCTCATGACCTCGGTGGACACCGGCTGGATCACCGACGAGCGCCCGCACTACGACAAGCTGCGCCTCGCCGAGGAGGGCTTCCACGCCCCGCTCGACCTGATCGACGGCGCTGCACGCGTCTACGACCCGGTGGTGCGCGGCGAGGCGGGCGACGACGTGTACGGCGTCTTCCTGAAGGACTACGAGCCGGGCAAGTGGTAGCCGACTAGGACCGTGCTGGTCGGCTGAGACCCCTGTCTCAGCATTCGGATGGTCGACGAAAGTTTCCGGGCAGCCGGTCCGGACCGCCTCGCACGGGGCGCTCCGGACCGGCTGCCCCTTTTTTCGCCAGTCGTGACCGGGCGTGTGCTCGCGGTCACCGGTTGACCGCGCGGCACCCCAACACCCGCCGCTGTCACGGTTGGTGGCGGAGTTGCGCCGGTACGTGTCCGCCGCCGCCGGGGCGCTGTCGGCCGCGGGTCCCGTTCGGTTCCTGGGGCGCCCTGACCCCCGGCGTCTCACGCGGCCGCTTCCTGCGGCGTTGTCCGGATTCCACCCCGACTCAGGTCCCCATCGAGCGAGGCGGCGCTCATTTGGTTAATGTAGTGCGAACGGGCGGCCACGAGAGATCCACAAACGTCCCTCGGCCGCTCCGGGGACAGGCCGGCAACCACGGCCGCGGTCCCGCCAGAGAACGGCGCCACCGCGACCGAACTGCCCCTAGTCCTTCCGTTACGCGACACAAAGGAGTGCGCGGTGACACCAGATCTGACGAAGCACGAAAAGCGACCGGCGGAACGCGGCGGCGAGCGGGCCGGACGGCCCCACAAGCTCCGCAACCTGGAGGCGTGGGCCAAGGCGGCCCCCATCCGTCTGGCCGGCTACGAGGACGACCTCGCCGAGCCGCACATCCTCCCCGGTATCGACTGAGTCGCAACCGGCCCGGTACCGCACCGGCCCGCTTCGCCACGTGCCCCCTGTCCTTGACGACCGGGGGCACAGGTGTGTCCGGCCCCGTCATCGCTTGATCCGCGAGGTACTCCTGCCACTGGCGGGCATCGAGGTGGGCCAGGCGCGACTGGTGAGACCCGCGTTGACACGTGGGGGAGCGGGTGACTGTAATGGTGCTCGTGCCGCGTGGCGCCGACCAAAGAGCAGTGGGCAGGTCGGTGACCGGGCGAGCACCTTCGCTCAAGGACGACGCCGATGACTACGTCATGAGTTCTTGCTCCCAGGCCATCGCCTGACCCGCGCGCTTTTGCGCGTCCTCCGGCCACGCCTCACGCGTGGCCGTGACTCCCCCTCATCCACGCCGTGGTGAACGCGGTCGGCCGACGCTGCCGACGCGGTCCCGCGCACCCGTACGGAGATGCGACACCGTCATGCCCACACCCTTCAACCAGTCCGTCGTCGACGAGTTCCGAGCGAACGGCGGAAAGGTCGGCGGCCCCTTCGAGGGCGGCGACCTCCTCCTGCTCACCACCACCGGCGCACGGTCCGGCAAGCAGCACACGACCCCGCTCGGCTACGTCCGCGACGGCGGCCTGCTCCTGGTCATCGGGTCGAACCTCGGCGGCCCGCGCCACCCCGACTGGTACCACAACGTCCTCGCCCACCCCACGGTGAACGTCGAGCTCGGCACCGAGGCGTTCGAGGCCGTCGCCGTTCCCGCCGAAGGGGAGCGGCGCGAGCGGCTCTTCGAGCGGATCGTGGCCGCCGACCCCGGCTACGGCGAGTACCAGGCGCGGACGGACCGGGTCCTGCCCGTGGTCGTCCTGGAACGGCCACCGCACGAGGCGGACATCCCGGAGGACGCCTCCAACTTCGCCGAGAAGATGGTTCAGGTGCACCTCTGGCTGCGTGGTCAGCTGCGCCACGTACGCGACGAGACCGACGCGTACTTCGCGGCGCTCGCCGCGCACCGGGGGCCGGGCGCCCCGCCGTCACCCGGCCTCGGGCTGCAGATCCGCCAGCACTGCCTGGCGTTCTGCGACGCCCTGGAGTTCCACCACCGTGGTGAGGACGCGCACCTCTTCCCGACCATGGTGGGGTATCACCCCGAGCTGCGCGACACCTTCGACCGGCTCGCCGGGGAACACCGGAAGATCGCCCGTCTCCAGGGCGAACTCGCCGCGCTCCTCGCGGACGTCAACGGCGCGGACCCCGTAGGGTTCCGTGCCGAACTCGCCCGCATGGCGGAGGAGCTGACGGCCCACCTCGACCACGAGGAGGAGTCGCTACTTCCGATTCTCGCCGGGCTCCCATGGCCTCCCGGGCCGCCCGCCTGACGCCGGGTCACGCCCTGGCCCGCCCCGTGCTCTCGCGTTCGATGAGTCGCGGCAGCGGGACCTGGACCGTCGCCGCGGGACCGTCGTCCAACAGGGCGAGGAGCTCGCGGGCGGCGGTCCTGCCGAAGGACACCGTGTCCCGCGAGAGGGCCGTCAGCCACGGGTGCACCATGCGGCACAGCGCCGAGTCCTCCCAGGCGACCACCGACACGTCGTCAGGGACCGTGAAGCCGAGGGAGGACGCCGCGGCGACCCCGGCGACGGCCATCACGTCGTTGTCGTAGACCAGCGCCGTCGGGGGTTCCGCCGACTCCAGGACCCGCCGGGTCGCGGCGGCGCCCTCGGTGTCGGAGTAGTCCGTCGTCACCGAGCGGACCCCCGACAGGCCGCGGCCCGCCGCCTCGACGCGCAGCGTGCGGATGCGGCGCTCGGTGTGCGCGAGCCCTTCGAGGCCCGCGATGTGCACGATGCGGCGGTGCCCGAGCGCATGCAGATGGCCCACGACCGAGGCCATCGCGCCCGCGTCGTCAGCCCACACCGTGGACAGGCCCGGATGGCCCGCCTCCGGATCGGGCACGCCGCCCGTCACCACCGCGGGCAGCCCCAGCTCGTCAAGGAGCGCGGGCCGCGGGTCGTCCGTGCGCGGGTCCACCACGAGGACGCCGTCGACCCGGTGCTCCGCCCACCAGCGGCGATAGACCGCGCACTCGGCGTCCACGTCCTCCACGACCTGGAAGAGCAGCCCCAAGTGCCGCTCCGCGAGGACCTCCTGGACCCCGGAGATCAGCTGCAGGAAGAACGAGTCGACGCCCAGCGTCGCCGCGGGCCGCGCCACCACCAGGCCCACCGTCGCCGAGCCCTCGCCGGACAGGGCGCGCGCCGCCGTGCTGGGCCGCCAGCCCAGCTGCTCGGCGACCCTGCGCACCCGGTCACGGGTGATGTCGGAGACGCCGGGCCGGTCGTTGAGCGCGAAGGAGACGGCGCTCTCGGAGACCCCGGCGCGGCGCGCGATGTCCTTCATGGTCGGCCGGCGCGCCGGTGACCGCTTGCCTTGCACCCGTTGCCCCTTTCCTGGCTCCCGGATACTAATGCGCTTGAGCGCTCAGACTCTAAAGCGCATTAGTCATCAGCCGCAAGACTTCCAACACACCCTTCTGACCTGGTGAGTTGTGCGATCGATCGGCCGATCCTCGATTTCTGTTCCCCGAATTTCCCCGAATCCATTGACTTTGCGCCACCGTTCCGTGCAGGGTCTGCCTCGGCGTGGATTGCCCGGTTCGGACGGTCGCAGTCACCGCCGTCTCACGCTGGGCCGAGCAAAGGAGCCGTTTCACCGTGCGTATCTCCCGTAACCCCCGCAGAGCGGTCGCCGCAGGCGCCGTCCTCGCCGTCCTGCTGCCGTTGAGCGCCTGTGGTGACGGAGACGACGGCGGAGGTTCGACCGACGCGTCGGGGAAGGTCGAGGGTGAGATCACCTTCCAGACCTGGAACCTGAAGGCGAACTTCAAGTCGTACTTCGAGGGCGTCGTGGACGGCTTCGAGAAGAAGTACCCGGACGCGAAGGTCCGGTGGATCGACCAGCCCGGCGAGGGCTACGCCGACAAGATCAGCGCCGACGCGGCCGCGGGCACCCTGCCCGACGTCGTCAACGTCTCGCCCGACCTCGTCGCCCCGCTCGCCAAGGCCGGCCTCGCCCTCGACCTCGACAAGTCGGCGTCGAAGTACGAGAAGGAGTACCTCCCCGGAGCCTGGAAGAGCCACCAGATACCGGGCATGGACGGCACGTACGCCTTCCCCTGGTACCTCAACACCGGCCCCCTCTTCTACAACAAGCGCCTCTTCAAGGACGCGGGCCTCGACGAGAACAAGCCCCCGACGACGTACGACGAGCTCTTCGACGACGCCCAGGAGCTGGCGGACAAGAGCGACGGCAAGGTGGCCACGCTCGCCAACGTCCCCACGATCGAGGACTTCGGGCGCTACGGCGTCCCGCTGATGAACAAGGAAGGCACCGGCTTCACCTTCAACGACGCCAAGGGCGTCGAACTCCTCACCAAGTACAAGAAGCTGTACGACGCGAAGGCCCTCGACGGGCAGGCGCTGACCGCGACACCCGAGTCCACCGGCAAGAAGTTCCTCACCGAGGCCGTCGCCATGAACCCCGGCAGCGCCCTCGACCTGGAGAAGTTCAAGAAGGAAGCGCCGCGGCTGTACGAGAACATCGGCATCACGCCGCAGATCAGCAGCACCGGCAAGGACAACATGTACGTCATGGGCGTCATGGTGAACACCAAGACGAAGCAGACGCCCGCCGCCGTCGCCTTCGCGCACTACGTCACCGACGCCCAGCGCCAGATGGAGTTCGCCAAGAAGGTCGCGATCTTCCCGAGCACCGAGGGGTCCCTCGACGACCCGTACTTCACCAAGCAGGACGGCAAGGACGAGACGCGCGTCCGTGTCGCCGCCGCCAAGTCCATCAAGACCGCGGTGAACTACACCCCCGTGCTCTTCAGCGAGCAGATGAAGGTCGAGCTGCGCAACTCCGTCGCCAGGGCGCTGCAAGGCAAGCAGAGCCCCAAGGAAGCACTTGACAACGCTGTCAAGAACTGCGACCGGCTGCTGCAGCAGAGCTGAGACCAGGAACCGGTACCGCCAT
The sequence above is a segment of the Streptomyces sp. Je 1-369 genome. Coding sequences within it:
- a CDS encoding NHLP family bacteriocin export ABC transporter peptidase/permease/ATPase subunit, producing MTAPHPSPAHQQQLPPPGGRRRHRPEEPPRRRRAAPRPASKGRRPKTVRTPTVLQMEAVECGAAALAMVLAHHGRHVPLEELRIACGVSRDGSRASNVLKAARGYGLTAKGMQMEPAALAEVKAPAILFWEFNHYVVYDGMGRRLGRRGVYINDPDKGRRFVPSEDFDTSFTGVVLVLEPGADFRPGGRRPGVMKALPARLRGTTGTMLAALLASLLLVAVGAALPALSRTYIDLFLIGHQTSLLGALFASMGAMVALTVVLTWLQQANLLRGRIISSTLGSARFFRHLLRLPVTFYAQRSPADLVQRLASNDAVAETLARDLTAAGVDGIVVLLYAALLWTYDPQLTLVGVGIALLNIVAMRVVIRLRATGTQKLRADSAKLTNTSYTGLQLIETMKATGGENGYFRKWAGQHATTLEEQQRLGVPSAWLGVVAPTLATLNSALILWIGGLRAVEGQLSIGLLVAFQALVTRFTAPITRLNGVAGRIQDFAADVARLKDVENFPVDTLYSRPEPAASTRRLKGHVSLENITFGYSPLDKPLLTGFSLTVGPGQQVALVGGSGSGKSTVSRLISGLYSPWEGTIRIDGQRLEDIPRGALSASVSFVDQDVFLFEGTVRDNIALWDPSLPDDAVVAALRDACLYEVVARRPGGIHGRVEQDGRNFSGGQRQRLEIARALVRRPSILVLDEVTSALDAETEQVIIDNLRRRGCACVVIAHRLSTVRDSDEIVVLDHGQVVERGRHEHLVAVGGPYADLVKEH
- a CDS encoding HlyD family efflux transporter periplasmic adaptor subunit; translated protein: MQFRQQALSKLQSPEELDLPVRYARPQGLLVLAVTLVVMAASGVWAVTGSLSSTLRAPGILTHGQGSYVLQSPVTGQVTRVLAEEGKRLAAGAPVLEVRTERGDKVVRAIAAGRVTALVARIGTVVTTGADVATLERVAGTDAPLTAMFYVPADSAATVPVGAPVDLTVQSVPTERYGTLRGRVEAVGRAAQSRQKITGFLGDRDLAGQFTKDGPPVAVLVRLDPSSATKSGYAWSTADGPPFALDSMTPATGAFHLAEQRPIDWLLP
- a CDS encoding type A2 lantipeptide translates to MNNVPQVETLEISDADLDNVSGGLVAGVASNVTSTVDSIAPVSGVVGGVVGTVEGATGLNTGAVTGLADGLTAGL
- a CDS encoding wax ester/triacylglycerol synthase family O-acyltransferase, which codes for MTSTSAQSSDLLVPLDLAFWNIETSEHPMHLGALGVFEADGPDAADRAAGLLATRAATVPGLRMRIRSVWLPVGGAMRVPMPAFDPLEHIRLAAPVADFHAAAGELMQRPVARDRPPWEAHVLPGADGTSFAVLFKFHHALADGLRALTLGAALLDPVDLPASRPRPPAPATSPWSALDPRTLPGRVRGTVAEVGQALGIGTSVARAALDVRSCAALSAAATGTRRTAGVVLDLDDVHQVRKAVGGTVNDVLIAVVAGALRRWLDERGDCSEGVEPRALIPVSRRRPRTAQPPGNRLSGYLVRLPVGCEDPLDRLRGVRTAMDRNKDTGPERGAGAVALLAEHVPSLGHRIGGPVVAQAARLLFDILVTSVPLPGVGLRLGGCRLTEVYPFAPLARGQSLAVAVSTYRGRVHYGLVADAAAVPDLELLAQSLRDELAGLVAVCAREAGLVPGPTAT
- a CDS encoding SDR family NAD(P)-dependent oxidoreductase, which gives rise to MTVTDESQEGRADYTAYGPGIDPDRLAVCLGVLDELDKLDVDHPDAIAVRRATAGIYRTVKQRRRQERRAAKTAHDKAVTEATATGSAQRIDDETEGLLPQSQTEEGRIAGILQRPRSCYTCKTRYVEVDYFYHQLCPDCAALNRTKRDARTDLTGKRALLTGGRAKIGMYIALRLLRDGAHTTITTRFPKDAIRRFKAMDDSADWLHRLEVVGIDLRDPAQSVALAEQVSAAGPLDILINNATQTVRRLPSAYAALVDGESAPLPAGELPAHSVIGAFNSGAVDGLAALPVGTSGLDAQKVADLALVAGNASVARHLDGTAIDAGGLVPDVVDSNTWVQTIEQISPVELLETQLCNYTSPFILISALRPAMADAAKKARSGRAHIVNVSAMEGVFGRGYKGAGHPNTNAAKAAMNMVTRTSAQEMFQTDGILMTSVDTGWITDERPHYDKLRLAEEGFHAPLDLIDGAARVYDPVVRGEAGDDVYGVFLKDYEPGKW
- a CDS encoding nitroreductase/quinone reductase family protein, whose translation is MPTPFNQSVVDEFRANGGKVGGPFEGGDLLLLTTTGARSGKQHTTPLGYVRDGGLLLVIGSNLGGPRHPDWYHNVLAHPTVNVELGTEAFEAVAVPAEGERRERLFERIVAADPGYGEYQARTDRVLPVVVLERPPHEADIPEDASNFAEKMVQVHLWLRGQLRHVRDETDAYFAALAAHRGPGAPPSPGLGLQIRQHCLAFCDALEFHHRGEDAHLFPTMVGYHPELRDTFDRLAGEHRKIARLQGELAALLADVNGADPVGFRAELARMAEELTAHLDHEEESLLPILAGLPWPPGPPA
- a CDS encoding LacI family DNA-binding transcriptional regulator; the protein is MKDIARRAGVSESAVSFALNDRPGVSDITRDRVRRVAEQLGWRPSTAARALSGEGSATVGLVVARPAATLGVDSFFLQLISGVQEVLAERHLGLLFQVVEDVDAECAVYRRWWAEHRVDGVLVVDPRTDDPRPALLDELGLPAVVTGGVPDPEAGHPGLSTVWADDAGAMASVVGHLHALGHRRIVHIAGLEGLAHTERRIRTLRVEAAGRGLSGVRSVTTDYSDTEGAAATRRVLESAEPPTALVYDNDVMAVAGVAAASSLGFTVPDDVSVVAWEDSALCRMVHPWLTALSRDTVSFGRTAARELLALLDDGPAATVQVPLPRLIERESTGRARA
- a CDS encoding ABC transporter substrate-binding protein produces the protein MRISRNPRRAVAAGAVLAVLLPLSACGDGDDGGGSTDASGKVEGEITFQTWNLKANFKSYFEGVVDGFEKKYPDAKVRWIDQPGEGYADKISADAAAGTLPDVVNVSPDLVAPLAKAGLALDLDKSASKYEKEYLPGAWKSHQIPGMDGTYAFPWYLNTGPLFYNKRLFKDAGLDENKPPTTYDELFDDAQELADKSDGKVATLANVPTIEDFGRYGVPLMNKEGTGFTFNDAKGVELLTKYKKLYDAKALDGQALTATPESTGKKFLTEAVAMNPGSALDLEKFKKEAPRLYENIGITPQISSTGKDNMYVMGVMVNTKTKQTPAAVAFAHYVTDAQRQMEFAKKVAIFPSTEGSLDDPYFTKQDGKDETRVRVAAAKSIKTAVNYTPVLFSEQMKVELRNSVARALQGKQSPKEALDNAVKNCDRLLQQS